One stretch of Corynebacterium auriscanis DNA includes these proteins:
- the mfd gene encoding transcription-repair coupling factor, producing MSSKTSDQPRHTTAPALSGLLKAVSQDSKLRGLVTHIGDHSLHMQGPEGVWPFAVGAVASQAPVLVVTATGRQAQDLTEILRAMVGSAVEMFPAWETLPHERLSPGVETVAARMRVLRRLREDWGDDAPRGPKQNPSGLRIVVASARAVLQPVQENLGDVEPIRLVEGQDLSFDDLPDRLVELGYTHVDVVAKRGHFAIRGGIVDIFPATEELPVRVDFWGDEVSEVRAFSVGDQRTIPNLQLDDVTVYPCRELLLTNEVREKARQLAQEHAGNAELAELFDKISQGISVQGMEALIPALRTSDLVALPALMLEGTHTIVTTPAAVKRRAVDLAETGKQFMEAGWEVAAMGGAMPLDGVAYMSLEGLQQVQKNLHRPWWTLSPVGVADFGDADTEDSASSGTLDDDVLSLDYATAPTPHGDMEAIGAVMADIRKRVESGGRVVFAAPTPAVVARMVRRFKEAGIAVQPIGVDLAGSRGLGRLPKTTLTPADEPAPKHVSIYHAVAHQGLDFPFAGDDKHSSLLFITETDLTGNRVDAKATGKRKPAKKRNRVDPLALEPGDLVVHDSHGIGKFVRMEERTIGKGADASRREYLVLEYAPSKRGGPGDQLYVPMDQLDLLSRYVGGEKPALSKMGGADWKNTKRKARGAVREIAGELVQLYATRQAAPGYAFGADTPWQREMEEAFPYTETEDQFNAIEAVKADMEKPVPMDRVIVGDVGYGKTEVAVRAAFKAVQSGKQVAVLVPTTLLAQQHFNTFTDRMQDFPTTIRELSRFTSPAESREVIKAMADGTVDIVIGTHRLLQTGIQWKNLGLVIVDEEQRFGVEHKEHIKSLRTHVDVLTMSATPIPRTLEMSMAGIREMSTILTPPQDRHPVLTYVGQQEDKHVAAAIRRELLRDGQVFYVHNRVKTIERAADHLRRLVPEARVVVAHGQMSEEQLETTVKGFWDREFDVLVCTTIVETGLDIANANTLIVENAHHMGLSQLHQLRGRVGRSRERGYAYFLYPPGEVLTETSYDRLTTIAQNNDLGAGMAVAMKDLEMRGAGNVLGAEQSGHIAGVGFDLYVRLVGEAVEAFRAMADGKVVDGTEEEKKEIRIDLPVDAHIPVEYVASERLRLEAYRKFAAAEDNEQIAIVLEELRDRYGEPGEEIHMLAALSRLRLLCRDLKVTEVVAVGSKISFSPIQLEDSGQVRLKRLFPSANYRATTKVVLIPAPKKGAGMRAVPLREMELVQWVADSLTQMAGIPSRNMSGIEAASR from the coding sequence ATGAGTTCAAAGACCTCGGATCAGCCGCGCCACACAACCGCACCTGCACTATCCGGCCTGCTCAAGGCCGTGAGTCAGGATTCCAAGCTGCGCGGTTTGGTGACCCATATCGGGGATCACTCTCTGCACATGCAGGGCCCTGAGGGTGTGTGGCCTTTCGCGGTCGGCGCGGTCGCTAGCCAGGCCCCTGTCCTCGTCGTCACGGCAACCGGTCGCCAGGCGCAGGACCTCACCGAGATCCTACGGGCCATGGTGGGCTCCGCGGTGGAGATGTTCCCTGCCTGGGAAACCCTTCCGCACGAGCGCCTCTCGCCTGGCGTGGAGACAGTTGCGGCTCGTATGCGGGTGCTGCGCCGTTTGCGTGAGGATTGGGGGGACGACGCCCCGCGGGGCCCAAAGCAAAACCCCTCCGGCTTGCGCATTGTGGTGGCCTCGGCTCGCGCGGTGCTCCAACCGGTGCAGGAAAACTTGGGGGATGTGGAGCCAATTCGGTTGGTGGAGGGCCAGGATCTCAGCTTCGATGACCTCCCAGATCGTCTTGTGGAACTGGGTTATACGCATGTGGACGTGGTGGCGAAGCGGGGCCACTTCGCTATCCGTGGTGGCATTGTCGACATTTTCCCTGCAACGGAAGAACTACCGGTGCGTGTGGATTTCTGGGGCGATGAGGTCTCGGAGGTGCGCGCGTTCAGCGTGGGCGACCAGCGCACGATCCCCAACCTCCAACTAGATGACGTGACGGTGTACCCGTGCCGGGAGCTTCTACTGACCAACGAGGTCCGGGAAAAAGCCCGGCAGCTAGCCCAAGAACACGCAGGCAATGCGGAACTGGCGGAGCTCTTCGACAAGATCAGCCAGGGTATCTCCGTGCAGGGCATGGAAGCGCTGATCCCGGCCCTGCGCACGTCAGATCTGGTGGCCCTTCCCGCGTTGATGCTCGAGGGCACTCACACAATCGTGACAACCCCGGCCGCAGTGAAGCGTCGTGCGGTGGACTTAGCGGAAACCGGCAAACAGTTCATGGAAGCCGGGTGGGAAGTCGCCGCGATGGGTGGAGCTATGCCCCTCGACGGCGTGGCGTACATGTCGCTCGAGGGATTGCAACAGGTGCAAAAGAACCTGCATCGCCCGTGGTGGACCCTATCGCCGGTGGGTGTGGCGGATTTCGGGGACGCGGATACGGAAGACTCGGCGTCCAGCGGAACTCTAGATGACGATGTGCTCAGCCTCGACTATGCAACTGCCCCCACACCCCACGGGGATATGGAGGCTATCGGTGCGGTTATGGCCGATATCCGAAAGCGCGTGGAATCCGGCGGCCGGGTAGTCTTCGCAGCTCCCACGCCCGCCGTTGTAGCTCGCATGGTGCGTCGCTTCAAAGAAGCCGGAATCGCCGTCCAACCTATCGGCGTTGACCTTGCGGGATCCCGAGGCCTGGGCCGATTGCCGAAGACCACGCTCACCCCAGCGGATGAGCCCGCACCTAAGCATGTCAGCATCTATCACGCAGTCGCGCACCAGGGGCTAGATTTCCCATTTGCCGGGGATGATAAGCACTCCAGCTTGCTGTTCATTACCGAAACCGACCTGACCGGTAACCGTGTGGATGCCAAAGCAACAGGCAAGCGGAAACCGGCCAAAAAGCGCAACCGCGTGGATCCACTCGCGCTGGAACCAGGCGATCTGGTGGTCCACGATTCCCACGGCATCGGCAAATTCGTTCGCATGGAAGAGCGCACTATCGGCAAGGGCGCCGATGCCTCGCGCCGGGAATACTTGGTTCTGGAATACGCGCCCAGCAAGCGCGGGGGTCCAGGTGACCAGCTGTACGTGCCCATGGACCAACTGGACTTGCTCTCCCGATACGTGGGTGGGGAAAAGCCCGCACTGTCGAAAATGGGAGGTGCCGATTGGAAGAACACCAAGCGCAAAGCCCGCGGCGCGGTACGCGAGATCGCCGGTGAATTGGTCCAACTGTATGCCACCCGCCAAGCCGCGCCGGGGTATGCCTTCGGCGCCGATACACCCTGGCAGAGGGAGATGGAGGAGGCCTTCCCGTATACCGAAACCGAAGATCAGTTCAACGCAATCGAAGCGGTGAAAGCCGATATGGAAAAACCCGTTCCCATGGACCGCGTGATTGTGGGCGATGTGGGTTACGGCAAAACGGAAGTTGCGGTGCGCGCAGCATTTAAGGCAGTGCAGTCCGGTAAACAAGTTGCGGTTCTTGTCCCCACCACGTTGTTGGCGCAGCAGCACTTCAACACGTTCACCGACCGCATGCAGGATTTCCCCACGACAATTCGCGAGCTATCGCGGTTTACCTCGCCCGCGGAATCACGCGAAGTAATCAAGGCAATGGCCGATGGGACGGTCGACATTGTCATCGGCACACACCGCCTCCTGCAGACCGGGATCCAGTGGAAGAACTTGGGCCTAGTGATTGTGGATGAAGAGCAGCGTTTTGGCGTCGAGCATAAAGAGCACATCAAATCGCTGCGCACCCATGTGGATGTGCTGACCATGTCCGCTACACCGATTCCACGCACGTTGGAGATGTCCATGGCAGGGATTCGGGAAATGTCGACCATTCTCACGCCTCCGCAGGATCGCCACCCCGTGTTGACGTACGTAGGGCAGCAAGAGGATAAGCACGTGGCCGCGGCCATCCGGCGTGAACTGTTGCGCGATGGGCAAGTGTTTTACGTGCACAACCGCGTGAAAACGATTGAACGGGCCGCTGATCACCTGCGCCGGTTGGTGCCAGAAGCCCGCGTGGTTGTTGCCCACGGGCAGATGAGCGAGGAACAGCTGGAAACCACCGTCAAGGGGTTCTGGGATCGCGAATTCGACGTGCTGGTGTGTACCACGATCGTAGAAACGGGATTGGACATTGCCAATGCCAACACCCTGATCGTGGAAAACGCCCACCACATGGGCCTATCCCAGCTGCACCAGCTGCGCGGTCGAGTGGGCCGTTCGCGTGAACGTGGGTATGCGTACTTCTTGTACCCGCCGGGTGAGGTGCTCACGGAAACATCCTACGATCGACTGACCACAATCGCGCAGAATAACGACCTGGGCGCTGGTATGGCCGTGGCGATGAAGGACTTGGAGATGCGCGGCGCCGGTAATGTGCTGGGCGCCGAGCAGTCCGGGCATATCGCCGGAGTGGGCTTTGACCTGTACGTCCGCTTGGTCGGGGAGGCCGTCGAAGCATTCCGCGCGATGGCCGACGGCAAAGTGGTCGACGGAACGGAAGAGGAAAAGAAGGAAATCCGTATCGATTTGCCCGTGGATGCACACATTCCGGTGGAGTACGTGGCCAGCGAGCGCCTGCGTTTGGAGGCATACCGCAAGTTCGCCGCGGCCGAGGATAACGAGCAGATCGCGATCGTGCTGGAGGAGTTGCGCGACCGCTATGGCGAGCCCGGCGAGGAGATCCACATGCTGGCCGCGCTCTCCCGACTGCGCCTTCTGTGCCGCGACTTGAAGGTCACGGAGGTTGTTGCCGTGGGGTCGAAGATCAGCTTCAGTCCCATCCAGCTGGAGGATTCCGGCCAGGTGCGTTTGAAGCGACTGTTCCCCTCCGCGAACTACCGCGCGACCACGAAGGTTGTGCTGATTCCGGCGCCTAAAAAGGGCGCGGGAATGCGGGCGGTTCCGCTGCGGGAAATGGAACTTGTGCAATGGGTTGCGGACTCGCTCACGCAGATGGCGGGCATCCCATCGCGGAACATGAGTGGAATAGAGGCAGCGAGCAGGTAA
- a CDS encoding GH25 family lysozyme translates to MEKVLSYSRQWVTQNTGYYCGPASTQTVILGKTGKLVSEDELARDLRTTVNGTDYIGYFPGVLNRRIGGGWRHQDIPGADASPAEVETLWDRLRSSIDSGFGVIANFVVPSSNYPRAVAPSTQSPAYGGGTVYHYVACMGYGEDSNGRRVWIADSGFSPYGYWMSLRQFASCIAGKGYAYATARVSAPKPAPARKVEAPSGGTIFGVDVSEHQDGMSLKKAASEGVQFAIVRATDGTYKDRCYQSHIADAEQAGLVTAAYHYLRNPSEGTTVAQQVQASLDVMGDKKRPVWIDVETNAGLHVNHIRECRNEFQRRGVRVIGCYSYVPYWEGRISPSEPDSHEFGAFWVAAYGQNTTGAPRQIYPGDSHRQWGYPLGNQKPVMWQFGSNAQVAGYTVDINAFKGSKDQIRSLFYGSAAQKISKPKEENMADFDQISRRYGSRVPGSKVTMTPLDMVRNIDAHAFITKETATRLEKKMDMILSKLEGK, encoded by the coding sequence ATGGAGAAAGTACTTTCTTATTCCCGCCAGTGGGTGACTCAGAACACAGGCTACTATTGTGGCCCCGCGTCTACTCAAACAGTGATTTTAGGAAAAACCGGGAAACTAGTTTCTGAGGATGAATTAGCCCGCGATTTGCGAACTACGGTTAACGGCACTGATTACATCGGCTATTTCCCTGGCGTTCTGAATCGCCGTATTGGTGGCGGTTGGAGACATCAGGATATTCCGGGTGCTGATGCGTCGCCTGCTGAGGTTGAGACTTTGTGGGATCGTTTGCGCAGTAGTATTGATTCCGGTTTTGGCGTGATCGCTAATTTTGTGGTTCCATCGTCGAATTATCCGCGTGCGGTTGCCCCGTCTACTCAATCGCCTGCTTATGGTGGGGGTACTGTGTATCACTACGTTGCCTGTATGGGCTATGGGGAGGATTCGAATGGTCGGCGTGTGTGGATTGCCGATTCCGGGTTTAGTCCTTATGGATACTGGATGTCGCTCCGGCAGTTCGCTAGTTGTATCGCCGGTAAAGGTTATGCTTACGCCACTGCGCGCGTGAGCGCCCCTAAACCTGCGCCCGCCCGTAAGGTTGAGGCGCCCTCCGGGGGGACTATTTTTGGCGTGGATGTGTCTGAGCATCAGGATGGCATGAGCTTAAAGAAGGCTGCTAGTGAGGGTGTTCAGTTCGCTATTGTCCGTGCAACTGATGGAACTTATAAGGATCGCTGTTATCAGTCTCATATTGCGGATGCTGAGCAAGCTGGGTTAGTCACTGCTGCGTATCACTATTTGCGTAACCCTAGTGAGGGCACCACGGTTGCTCAGCAGGTGCAAGCCTCACTGGATGTCATGGGGGATAAGAAGCGCCCCGTGTGGATTGATGTTGAAACTAATGCCGGTCTACATGTGAATCATATCCGTGAGTGCCGGAATGAGTTTCAGCGCAGGGGCGTGCGAGTCATTGGCTGCTATTCCTATGTTCCTTATTGGGAGGGGCGTATTAGTCCTAGTGAGCCTGATTCGCATGAGTTTGGAGCGTTTTGGGTCGCAGCCTACGGGCAGAATACCACCGGTGCGCCACGGCAGATTTACCCCGGCGATAGCCACAGACAATGGGGTTATCCGTTAGGGAATCAAAAACCAGTTATGTGGCAGTTCGGAAGTAACGCGCAGGTCGCGGGCTATACGGTAGATATTAACGCCTTTAAGGGCAGTAAAGATCAAATCAGGTCGCTGTTTTACGGTTCGGCAGCGCAGAAAATCAGCAAACCTAAGGAGGAAAACATGGCGGATTTTGACCAAATTAGCCGACGCTACGGGTCTCGCGTGCCCGGCTCTAAGGTGACGATGACCCCGCTTGATATGGTGCGGAATATTGACGCGCACGCCTTCATCACTAAGGAAACGGCGACGCGACTGGAGAAGAAGATGGACATGATTCTAAGCAAGTTGGAGGGCAAATAA
- a CDS encoding twin-arginine translocase TatA/TatE family subunit — MNDLIDAFPKTPGWSIVLVLVLLIFGPAAIFSRESAEKLWIIGRAVAWLRTRQQRSIDRERALEEATVRHLKGRIASLDSQMGEMRADFDEERQDARRRETQIRAEFTEAKEYIIWATSWAHNVLTMHSFHGWKPPIPPWMTFEQWQATRRDND, encoded by the coding sequence TTGAATGATCTTATAGACGCTTTCCCAAAAACCCCCGGCTGGTCAATCGTCCTGGTGCTGGTGCTGCTGATTTTCGGGCCTGCCGCGATTTTCTCCCGCGAGTCAGCGGAAAAACTGTGGATCATCGGGCGTGCGGTGGCGTGGCTGCGTACCCGGCAGCAGCGTTCCATCGACCGCGAGCGAGCGTTGGAGGAGGCCACGGTTCGGCACCTTAAAGGGCGCATCGCCTCTTTGGACTCGCAAATGGGCGAGATGCGTGCTGACTTTGACGAGGAGCGCCAAGACGCGCGCCGACGAGAAACGCAGATCAGGGCCGAATTCACGGAAGCAAAAGAATACATCATCTGGGCCACTAGCTGGGCACACAATGTTTTGACGATGCATTCTTTTCATGGGTGGAAGCCACCCATCCCGCCGTGGATGACGTTTGAGCAGTGGCAGGCGACGCGCCGCGACAATGATTAA